A part of Desulfomicrobium baculatum DSM 4028 genomic DNA contains:
- a CDS encoding TRAP transporter small permease: MEIVEKILARIGSVMRIGGCLCLLGMSFLTVADITGRLNRSPIFGSEEVVTFLAVLALGLSLPYAHSHRSHIGVEVFVQLMSTTVRRRLKLFRETLSVAFFATVTVMMFAYARDKHLSGEVSMNLGLPEYHLLYALGACFAVATLTMFVDLLLFLLQWRKS; this comes from the coding sequence GTGGAGATCGTTGAAAAGATTCTGGCCCGCATCGGAAGCGTGATGCGTATCGGCGGATGCCTGTGCCTTTTGGGCATGTCGTTTCTGACCGTGGCCGACATTACCGGGCGGCTCAATCGCAGCCCCATTTTCGGCTCCGAAGAGGTCGTCACCTTTCTGGCCGTTCTGGCGCTGGGGCTGTCGCTGCCGTACGCCCATTCCCATCGTTCGCACATCGGGGTGGAGGTCTTCGTGCAGCTGATGTCGACCACGGTGCGCCGTCGGCTCAAGCTATTCCGCGAAACCCTGTCCGTGGCCTTTTTTGCCACGGTCACGGTCATGATGTTCGCGTATGCCCGGGACAAGCATCTTTCGGGTGAGGTCTCCATGAACCTGGGTTTGCCCGAGTACCATCTTTTGTACGCCCTTGGCGCATGCTTCGCCGTGGCCACCCTGACCATGTTCGTCGACCTGCTGCTTTTTCTGCTGCAGTGGAGAAAATCATGA
- a CDS encoding TRAP transporter substrate-binding protein: MRLFVRIATLAFIVLGFSAQAMAAGPVKLSYSNFFPPTHIQSILAEEWCREVEKRSNGQVVIDYYPAGTLTKPKDCYDGVVQRISDIGLSALGYTKGRFPVLSGVDLPMGYTTGVQATTLANAVYEQFKPKEFDDVHVLYFHAHGPGKLHTAGKPVTSMEEIKGMKIRATGNSASVISALGGNPVAMSMPDSYQSIQKGVVNGGIYPVETNKGWKMGEVVDYLTDTTAVAYTTTFFVVINKDVWASLSPEVQKAMTEVSREWTPKHGQAWDDSDKEGLEFFLAQQGNAVVTLDPAEAERWTKAMEPIFGEYEAECAKVGADGKAVLEFMRANLK; encoded by the coding sequence ATGAGGCTGTTCGTACGGATCGCGACCCTGGCTTTCATCGTTCTTGGATTTTCGGCGCAGGCCATGGCTGCCGGGCCGGTCAAGCTGTCCTACAGCAATTTCTTCCCCCCGACCCATATCCAGTCGATCCTGGCCGAAGAGTGGTGCCGCGAGGTCGAGAAGCGCTCGAACGGCCAAGTGGTCATCGACTACTATCCGGCCGGAACCCTGACCAAGCCCAAGGACTGCTATGACGGCGTGGTCCAGCGCATCTCCGACATCGGGCTCTCCGCCCTCGGATACACCAAGGGGCGTTTCCCGGTTCTGTCCGGAGTCGATCTGCCCATGGGCTACACGACCGGCGTGCAGGCCACAACGCTGGCCAACGCCGTGTACGAGCAGTTCAAGCCCAAGGAATTCGACGACGTGCATGTCCTGTATTTTCACGCCCACGGCCCGGGCAAACTGCACACCGCAGGCAAGCCCGTCACGTCCATGGAAGAGATCAAAGGCATGAAGATCCGCGCCACCGGCAACAGCGCAAGCGTCATCTCCGCCCTGGGCGGCAATCCGGTGGCCATGTCCATGCCCGACTCCTACCAGTCCATCCAGAAGGGCGTGGTGAACGGTGGAATCTATCCCGTTGAAACCAACAAGGGCTGGAAAATGGGCGAGGTTGTTGACTATTTGACGGACACCACCGCCGTGGCCTACACGACCACCTTTTTCGTGGTCATCAACAAGGATGTCTGGGCTTCCCTTTCCCCCGAGGTGCAAAAAGCCATGACCGAGGTCAGCCGTGAATGGACGCCCAAACACGGGCAGGCCTGGGATGACAGCGACAAGGAAGGTTTGGAATTTTTCCTGGCCCAGCAGGGCAACGCCGTGGTCACCCTGGACCCGGCCGAGGCCGAGCGCTGGACCAAGGCCATGGAACCCATCTTCGGCGAATACGAGGCCGAATGCGCCAAGGTCGGAGCGGACGGCAAGGCCGTGCTTGAATTCATGCGCGCCAATTTGAAATAG
- a CDS encoding TetR/AcrR family transcriptional regulator — MARKQQEKSLQTQRELLDSAEKLFAAKGFVATTVAEITSDAGYAKGNFYRHWQSKDEIMLAIIAIKMQSYRAMRDAALQDAHSLEEVMDRILDFLETMIDDRNWSSVFLEFTIHASRNEDLRGQLNQSLYRLSNEIFDDIVAPYVKNGYPARKIGALNTALFEGFLIHSLLGTGTIDRKDFRRAAMKLALANALDDQE; from the coding sequence GTGGCCAGAAAACAGCAGGAAAAATCACTCCAGACGCAGCGCGAACTGCTGGACTCGGCGGAAAAACTGTTCGCCGCCAAAGGTTTCGTCGCCACCACCGTGGCCGAGATCACCTCCGACGCGGGGTATGCCAAGGGCAATTTCTACCGGCACTGGCAGAGCAAGGACGAGATCATGCTGGCCATCATCGCCATCAAGATGCAGTCCTACCGCGCCATGCGTGACGCAGCTCTGCAGGATGCCCACAGCCTGGAAGAGGTCATGGACCGCATTCTCGACTTTCTGGAGACCATGATCGACGACCGCAACTGGAGCTCGGTCTTTCTTGAATTCACCATCCATGCCTCCCGTAACGAGGATTTGCGCGGCCAGCTCAACCAGTCCCTCTATCGCCTCTCCAACGAAATTTTCGACGACATCGTCGCGCCCTACGTCAAAAACGGCTATCCGGCGCGCAAGATCGGAGCGCTGAACACGGCCCTGTTCGAGGGTTTTCTGATTCATTCCCTGCTCGGGACGGGAACCATCGACCGCAAGGATTTTCGCCGGGCAGCCATGAAGCTGGCCCTGGCCAACGCCCTGGACGACCAGGAATAA
- a CDS encoding sirohydrochlorin cobaltochelatase yields the protein MFKASHVCGLFLFLFLLALCGPAVAGHKERPPKKGILLVAFGTTVPEARSALDHIGEKATQRFSGLEIRWAYSSRIVRDKLSAQGQHFDSPAMALARMMDDGFTHVAVQSLHTIPGEEFHALKQTVDAFSGLPKGMDSVVLGLPLLAEPDDVEACAKAIMASLPPERKKGEAVILMGHGTHHPANIYYPGLQYSLNRLDPLVLVGTVEGTPSLDDVRQALKINAVSKVYLLPFMAVAGDHAVNDMAGDEDDSWKSVLTADGLTCVPVLRGTAQIPAFVDLWLNHLQAALERLP from the coding sequence ATGTTCAAAGCCTCGCATGTTTGCGGACTCTTTCTTTTCCTTTTTCTGCTCGCCCTGTGCGGCCCGGCCGTGGCCGGGCACAAGGAACGGCCACCCAAAAAGGGCATTCTGCTGGTGGCTTTCGGCACTACCGTGCCCGAAGCCCGCAGCGCCCTGGACCATATCGGGGAAAAGGCGACGCAGCGCTTTTCCGGCCTTGAAATTCGATGGGCCTATTCCTCCCGCATCGTGCGCGACAAGCTCTCCGCCCAGGGACAGCACTTCGACTCCCCGGCCATGGCCCTGGCGCGGATGATGGACGACGGCTTCACGCATGTCGCCGTGCAGTCGCTGCACACCATCCCCGGCGAGGAATTCCACGCCTTGAAGCAAACGGTCGACGCCTTCTCCGGCCTGCCCAAGGGCATGGACAGCGTGGTTCTGGGCCTGCCGCTGCTGGCCGAACCGGATGACGTGGAGGCGTGCGCCAAGGCCATCATGGCCAGCCTGCCGCCTGAACGCAAAAAAGGCGAGGCCGTCATCCTCATGGGACACGGCACCCATCATCCCGCCAACATCTATTATCCCGGCCTGCAGTATTCCCTGAACAGGCTCGATCCGCTGGTGCTGGTCGGCACCGTCGAGGGCACGCCATCGCTGGACGACGTGCGACAGGCGCTCAAAATAAACGCGGTATCGAAAGTCTATCTCCTGCCCTTCATGGCCGTGGCCGGGGACCATGCGGTCAACGACATGGCCGGTGACGAAGATGACTCCTGGAAATCCGTGCTCACGGCCGACGGCCTGACCTGCGTTCCCGTCCTGCGTGGAACCGCGCAGATCCCCGCTTTCGTCGACCTCTGGCTGAATCATCTGCAGGCGGCCCTGGAGCGCCTGCCCTAG
- a CDS encoding FecCD family ABC transporter permease: protein MNDTRHIRAWLAMAAAVPLSIYAALFFGSYPLPADAIHQAIGAMLHGQAETQALVIVRDIRLGRILLSFLTGAALAVSGGVFQGLLRNPLADPFTLGISSGAACGAALALGMGWTVAGLSTLPLAALGGAFAAMILVLAMSRLAGDFSRESLVLGGIVVSTFLGALIALIKSLNEESVAAIVFWIMGSFQGRGFEHIELMLPYMAAGCALVLFLARELDILGLGSEQAAQVGVSVGRARIGLLVGAGMLTAAAVSVSGIIGFVGLVVPHLVRMLIGPDSRPLLLFSALGGGILLLWSDVLARTILSYGAELPVGVVTALFGGPFFCLILARGRRP from the coding sequence ATGAACGACACGCGACACATTCGGGCATGGCTGGCCATGGCGGCCGCCGTGCCCCTTTCCATCTACGCGGCCCTGTTTTTCGGGTCCTATCCCTTGCCCGCCGATGCCATCCACCAGGCTATCGGCGCCATGCTCCATGGCCAGGCCGAGACCCAGGCCCTGGTCATCGTGCGCGACATCCGCCTGGGCCGCATCCTGCTCTCCTTTCTGACCGGAGCGGCCCTGGCCGTGTCCGGCGGCGTTTTCCAGGGCCTCTTGCGCAACCCCCTGGCCGACCCGTTCACCCTGGGCATCTCCAGCGGCGCGGCCTGCGGGGCGGCCCTGGCCCTCGGTATGGGCTGGACGGTGGCCGGGCTTTCGACCCTCCCCCTGGCCGCTCTGGGCGGAGCCTTCGCGGCCATGATTCTGGTGCTGGCCATGAGCAGGCTAGCCGGGGATTTTTCCCGCGAGAGCCTGGTCCTGGGCGGGATCGTCGTCTCCACCTTTCTCGGTGCCCTCATCGCCCTCATCAAGTCACTGAACGAAGAGTCCGTGGCGGCCATCGTGTTCTGGATCATGGGTAGCTTCCAGGGCCGGGGATTCGAGCACATCGAACTCATGTTGCCCTACATGGCCGCAGGCTGCGCCCTGGTCCTTTTTCTGGCCCGCGAGCTCGACATCCTGGGGCTGGGGTCCGAACAGGCGGCCCAGGTCGGCGTGTCCGTGGGACGGGCGCGCATCGGCCTGCTCGTCGGAGCCGGAATGCTGACCGCCGCGGCAGTCAGCGTTTCCGGGATCATCGGCTTCGTCGGGCTGGTGGTTCCCCACCTGGTGCGCATGCTCATCGGGCCGGACTCCAGGCCCCTGCTTCTTTTTTCGGCCCTGGGCGGAGGGATTTTGCTGCTCTGGTCCGACGTCCTGGCCCGCACCATTCTTTCTTACGGAGCGGAACTGCCCGTGGGCGTGGTCACGGCCCTGTTCGGCGGCCCCTTTTTCTGCCTGATCCTGGCCAGGGGACGCAGACCATGA